A region of Spodoptera frugiperda isolate SF20-4 chromosome 26, AGI-APGP_CSIRO_Sfru_2.0, whole genome shotgun sequence DNA encodes the following proteins:
- the LOC118264424 gene encoding protein Gawky isoform X1 — protein sequence MSNVSVILCVRHLIKDNCYSNINTVTEPMQCNYSTLMLVVNTNNFGAFQVEKNESHEASVKMVDLNIYNVEFVVSVQQNQMIGETPNYCIPLTINAITVQGISYSDPYFSSFNLNYKMAFGAPEHMNKSDYAFKSSVCIIRDEPCDTQLLNDKSAHNMISKTKTRIITNEDKSVKTYHDNNELEVGYDKPANKTALRMFANGDLTFDAMLELTKNEDRIIKEMKTQDVDSWGVPRRLRLCGGGESSLNTATGWGSPPASNNAGNWGGNSSGQTNNGTNNTQQWNNTAQRPPTSQADMNSNKGNGNQMPPTSGASAQNWQSSPPNMPNAQPNNNGAPTSNGTNNAGNGNNGGTNPPNSTSNSNGPTSANGNNGNNANSTSSAKIEQLNSMREALFSQDGWGGQHVNQDTNWDVPGTPEPGPGKVENQPAGGPPAWKPNINNGAFLGTDLWEANLRNGGQPPPQPASKTPWGHTPTTNIGGTWGEDDDVADSANVWTGPPPPQQWPAGPPQHAQQWGVPKKDDWNAWGESHRPVDPRIDPHRSSDPRQQSADPRHDLRGGISGRLNGDMWSQHHQHTAGPNKMMPGGVNQWGAQGPKDPIKGSGWEEPSPPAARRAPGGFDDGTSLWAQRGMGGMAARGPQGPPGPQRMPPTPTKPDAVWGAHAQRNGSWEEPHTPAWPDRDAPAWPDASGPALWPVPKPKPAGPGTAWPDDIGEWGGPKPQQGGPLGKQLPKEMVWNSKQFRFLVEMGFKKEEAEAALRSRDMNAEEALEMLASARGDGWRRDEHFGGHHGGPFQPPPSVPAVSPAVVQKILNQPPPPTQQHHQSYNPNSGTGNGGQPSAAQLRMLVQQIQMAVSAGYLNHQILNQPLAPQTLVLLNQLLQQIKVLQQLLQQNSLAMTKGHSSLALQYSVQITKAKQQITALQNQITAQQALYMKQQAGSSDLFKQGHDPIAQLQNNFSDMTIPKDTQGGYGSSSGNQQSRLNQWKLPSLDKDGEGSEFSRAPGTAKSTTSPQLNQLGLQPDSTWGVGRGSEGWGDSSADVADGKDAWPSHPVHQPVYDLVPEFEPGKPWKGNQMKNVEDDPAMTPGSVVRSPLSLAAIKDSDMLGGKTSPPGGERSLSSSTWSYAPPGGAGAGAGLKSDAWGAKPRPAPPGLNKAWPQHHNNAPPRAVPSWQASTWLLLKNLTAQIDGSTLKTLCVQHGPLQNFHLYLNQGLALARYSTREEAAKAQMALNNCVLSNTTIFAESPAESEVQLILQHLGSGGGGAWRGGQKDGWGGFAALWPDSHDQRATPSSLNSFLPPDLLGGESI from the exons ATGTCTAATGTTTCTGTAATATTATGTGTTCGACATCTAATTAAGGATAATTGTTACTCCAATATTAATACTGTTACCGAACCAATGCAATGTAATTACTCCACCTTGATGTTGGTGGTGAACACAAATAATTTTGGTGCTTTTCAAGTTGAGAAGAATGAAAGTCATGAAGCTAGTGTAAAAATGgtagatttaaatatttataatgtagaaTTTGTTGTTAGTGTCCAACAAAACCAAATGATTGGCGAAACGCCTAACTACTGCATTCCTTTAACGATTAACGCCATAACAGTCCAGGGTATCTCATACAGTGACCCATATTTCAGTAGCTTTAACTTAAACTATAAGATGGCGTTCGGAGCGCCGGAGCATATGAACAAGTCTGATTACGCTTTTAAATCCTCAGTTTGTATTATACGAGATGAGCCTTGCGATACGCAACTACTAAACGACAAGTCTGCTCATAATATGATATCCAAAACGAAAACTCGAATCATTACTAATGAAGACAAGTCTGTGAAGACATACCATGACAATAATGAATTGGAAGTTGGTTACGACAAACCCGCCAATAAAACGGCTTTGCGAATGTTCGCGAACGGTGATCTCACCTTCGACGCTATGTTGGAACTCACGAAAAACGAGGATCGAATTATCAAGGAAATGAAAACTCAAGATGTGGACAGTTGGGGCGTTCCCCGACGCCTTCGACTTTGCGGAGGGGGCGAAAGTTCGCTCAACACCGCTACTGGCTGGGGCAGCCCGCCTGCCTCTAACAACG CTGGGAATTGGGGCGGTAATTCCAGTGGCCAAACAAATAATGGAACAAACAATACTCAACAATGGAATAACACGGCTCAGCGCCCGCCCACTTCTCAAGCAGACA TGAACAGCAACAAGGGGAATGGCAATCAAATGCCCCCAACTAGTGGCGCGTCTGCACAGAATTGGCAAAGCTCCCCGCCAAACATGCCAAATGCTCAGCCTAACAACAATGGTGCACCAACGAGCAATG GTACGAACAACGCGGGTAACGGAAACAATGGCGGTACTAATCCACCCAATTCAACTTCAAATTCGAATGGTCCTACTTCAGCCAATGGTAACAATGGCAACAACGCCAACAGCACTTCCTCTGCCAAGATTGAGCAACTGAATTCAATGAGAGAAGCTTTGTTTAGTCAAGATGGCTGGGGAGGC CAACATGTGAATCAAGACACAAATTGGGATGTACCTGGCACTCCTGAGCCTGGTCCGGGCAAAGTAGAAAACCAACCAGCTGGAGGTCCCCCTGCCTGGAAACCGAATATTAATAATGGCGCATTCCTTGGCACCGATCTATGGGAGGCTAACTTACGAAATGGTGGACAACCACCGCCGCAACCCGCCTCAAAAACGCCATGGGGTCACACGCCTACTACAAACATTGGTGGTACATGGGGAGAAGATGATGATGTCGCAGACTCTGCTAACGTGTGGACCGGCCCACCGCCACCACAGCAGTGGCCCGCAGGACCACCGCAACACGCGCAACAGTGGGGCGTACCTAAGAAAGATGATTGGAACGCGTGGGGTGAATCTCATCGCCCTGTAGATCCACGTATTGATCCTCACCGCTCTAGTGATCCGCGCCAACAAAGCGCTGACCCACGCCACGACTTGCGTGGAGGAATATCTGGCCGCCTTAACGGAGATATGTGGAGCCAGCATCATCAACACACAGCCGGACCTAACAAAATGATGCCCGGTGGCGTCAATCAGTGGGGTGCACAAGGACCCAAAGACCCAATCAAGGGATCAGGTTGGGAGGAACCATCGCCTCCGGCGGCACGTCGCGCTCCCGGTGGCTTCGATGATGGAACCTCTTTGTGGGCACAGCGCGGAATGGGTGGCATGGCAGCTCGCGGGCCTCAGGGTCCCCCCGGCCCCCAACGCATGCCGCCCACGCCTACCAAGCCCGATGCCGTATGGGGCGCTCACGCCCAACGCAATGGCTCCTGGGAAGAGCCACATACGCCAGCGTGGCCTGACCGCGATGCGCCTGCCTGGCCTGATGCGTCTGGACCGGCATTGTGGCCTGTACCTAAGCCCAAACCTGCTGGACCTGGTACTGCATGGCCTGATGATATTGGTGAATGGGGTGGACCGAAACCGCAGCAAGGTGGCCCTCTGGGCAAGCAGTTGCCTAAAGAAATGGTGTGGAACAGCAAGCAGTTCAG GTTCCTCGTTGAGATGGGTTTCAAGAAAGAGGAAGCAGAGGCAGCATTGCGCAGCCGCGATATGAACGCTGAAGAGGCGTTGGAAATGCTAGCCAGCGCTCGCGGAGACGGGTGGCGACGTGATGAACACTTCGGTGGCCACCACGGCGGCCCCTTCCAGCCTCCACCGTCAGTGCCCGCGGTGTCTCCCGCCGTCGTGCAGAAGATCCTCAACCAGCCGCCGCCGCCTACCCAGCAGCACCACCAGTCTTACAACCCGAACAG TGGTACGGGTAATGGCGGGCAGCCGAGCGCAGCGCAACTACGCATGCTCGTGCAGCAGATACAAATGGCGGTGTCAGCTGGGTACCTGAACCATCAGATCCTGAACCAGCCTCTGGCTCCTCAAACTCTCGTACTTCTGAATCAACTGCTGCAACAG ATTAAAGTTCTCCAGCAGTTGTTGCAACAGAACTCTCTTGCTATGACCAAGGGTCACTCATCTCTGGCGCTGCAGTATTCTGTACAAATCACTAAGGCTAAGCAGCAGATTACGGCTCTCCAA AACCAGATAACAGCCCAGCAAGCTCTGTACATGAAGCAGCAAGCTGGCAGCTCGGACTTGTTCAAGCAGGGCCATGATCCTATCGCCCAGTTGCAGAACAACTTTAGTGACATGACTATTCCGAAAGACACTCAAGGG GGTTACGGCAGCAGCAGCGGTAACCAACAGTCTCGCCTGAACCAATGGAAGCTGCCGTCTCTGGATAAGGACGGCGAGGGCTCCGAGTTTAGCCGCGCTCCAGGAACTGCCAAGTCTACCACGAGCCCACAGCTCAACCAACTTGGCCTGCAACCTGATTC GACTTGGGGAGTCGGCCGTGGCTCTGAAGGTTGGGGTGACAGCAGTGCTGATGTAGCTGACGGCAAAGATGCCTGGCCATCACACCCAGTGCACCAACCTGTGTATGACTTGGTTCCTGAATTTGAACCTGGCAAGCCATGGAAG GGCAACCAAATGAAGAACGTAGAAGACGACCCGGCGATGACTCCAGGCTCCGTAGTGCGGTCCCCACTGTCACTGGCGGCCATCAAGGACTCCGACATGCTGGGCGGTAAGACTTCCCCGCCCGGGGGCGAGCGCTCGCTGTCCTCGTCCACGTGGAGCTACGCGCCCCCCGGAGGCgcgggcgccggcgccggccTGAAGTCTGACGCGTGGGGCGCCAAGCCGCGGCCCGCGCCCCCCGGCCTCAACAAGGCGTGGCCCCAGCACCACAACAACGCGCCCCCGCGCGCCGTGCCCTCCTGGCAGGCCTCCACATGGCTACTGCTCAAGAACCTCACTGCTCAG ATCGATGGGTCCACTCTGAAGACGCTCTGCGTTCAGCATGGCCCTCTCCAGAACTTCCACTTGTACTTGAACCAGGGCCTCGCCCTCGCCCGCTACTCGACGCGCGAGGAGGCCGCTAAG GCCCAGATGGCCCTGAACAACTGCGTGCTGAGCAACACGACGATCTTCGCGGAGTCGCCGGCGGAGTCGGAGGTGCAGCTGATCCTGCAGCACCTGGggtcgggcggcggcggcgcgtggCGCGGCGGCCAGAAGGACGGCTGGGGCGGGTTCGCGGCGCTGTGGCCCGACTCGCACGACCAGCGCGCCACGCCGTCCTCGCTCAACTCCTTCCTGCCGCCCGACCTGCTCGGAGGCGAGTCTATCTAA
- the LOC118264424 gene encoding protein Gawky isoform X2 — MISKTKTRIITNEDKSVKTYHDNNELEVGYDKPANKTALRMFANGDLTFDAMLELTKNEDRIIKEMKTQDVDSWGVPRRLRLCGGGESSLNTATGWGSPPASNNAGNWGGNSSGQTNNGTNNTQQWNNTAQRPPTSQADMNSNKGNGNQMPPTSGASAQNWQSSPPNMPNAQPNNNGAPTSNGTNNAGNGNNGGTNPPNSTSNSNGPTSANGNNGNNANSTSSAKIEQLNSMREALFSQDGWGGQHVNQDTNWDVPGTPEPGPGKVENQPAGGPPAWKPNINNGAFLGTDLWEANLRNGGQPPPQPASKTPWGHTPTTNIGGTWGEDDDVADSANVWTGPPPPQQWPAGPPQHAQQWGVPKKDDWNAWGESHRPVDPRIDPHRSSDPRQQSADPRHDLRGGISGRLNGDMWSQHHQHTAGPNKMMPGGVNQWGAQGPKDPIKGSGWEEPSPPAARRAPGGFDDGTSLWAQRGMGGMAARGPQGPPGPQRMPPTPTKPDAVWGAHAQRNGSWEEPHTPAWPDRDAPAWPDASGPALWPVPKPKPAGPGTAWPDDIGEWGGPKPQQGGPLGKQLPKEMVWNSKQFRFLVEMGFKKEEAEAALRSRDMNAEEALEMLASARGDGWRRDEHFGGHHGGPFQPPPSVPAVSPAVVQKILNQPPPPTQQHHQSYNPNSGTGNGGQPSAAQLRMLVQQIQMAVSAGYLNHQILNQPLAPQTLVLLNQLLQQIKVLQQLLQQNSLAMTKGHSSLALQYSVQITKAKQQITALQNQITAQQALYMKQQAGSSDLFKQGHDPIAQLQNNFSDMTIPKDTQGGYGSSSGNQQSRLNQWKLPSLDKDGEGSEFSRAPGTAKSTTSPQLNQLGLQPDSTWGVGRGSEGWGDSSADVADGKDAWPSHPVHQPVYDLVPEFEPGKPWKGNQMKNVEDDPAMTPGSVVRSPLSLAAIKDSDMLGGKTSPPGGERSLSSSTWSYAPPGGAGAGAGLKSDAWGAKPRPAPPGLNKAWPQHHNNAPPRAVPSWQASTWLLLKNLTAQIDGSTLKTLCVQHGPLQNFHLYLNQGLALARYSTREEAAKAQMALNNCVLSNTTIFAESPAESEVQLILQHLGSGGGGAWRGGQKDGWGGFAALWPDSHDQRATPSSLNSFLPPDLLGGESI, encoded by the exons ATGATATCCAAAACGAAAACTCGAATCATTACTAATGAAGACAAGTCTGTGAAGACATACCATGACAATAATGAATTGGAAGTTGGTTACGACAAACCCGCCAATAAAACGGCTTTGCGAATGTTCGCGAACGGTGATCTCACCTTCGACGCTATGTTGGAACTCACGAAAAACGAGGATCGAATTATCAAGGAAATGAAAACTCAAGATGTGGACAGTTGGGGCGTTCCCCGACGCCTTCGACTTTGCGGAGGGGGCGAAAGTTCGCTCAACACCGCTACTGGCTGGGGCAGCCCGCCTGCCTCTAACAACG CTGGGAATTGGGGCGGTAATTCCAGTGGCCAAACAAATAATGGAACAAACAATACTCAACAATGGAATAACACGGCTCAGCGCCCGCCCACTTCTCAAGCAGACA TGAACAGCAACAAGGGGAATGGCAATCAAATGCCCCCAACTAGTGGCGCGTCTGCACAGAATTGGCAAAGCTCCCCGCCAAACATGCCAAATGCTCAGCCTAACAACAATGGTGCACCAACGAGCAATG GTACGAACAACGCGGGTAACGGAAACAATGGCGGTACTAATCCACCCAATTCAACTTCAAATTCGAATGGTCCTACTTCAGCCAATGGTAACAATGGCAACAACGCCAACAGCACTTCCTCTGCCAAGATTGAGCAACTGAATTCAATGAGAGAAGCTTTGTTTAGTCAAGATGGCTGGGGAGGC CAACATGTGAATCAAGACACAAATTGGGATGTACCTGGCACTCCTGAGCCTGGTCCGGGCAAAGTAGAAAACCAACCAGCTGGAGGTCCCCCTGCCTGGAAACCGAATATTAATAATGGCGCATTCCTTGGCACCGATCTATGGGAGGCTAACTTACGAAATGGTGGACAACCACCGCCGCAACCCGCCTCAAAAACGCCATGGGGTCACACGCCTACTACAAACATTGGTGGTACATGGGGAGAAGATGATGATGTCGCAGACTCTGCTAACGTGTGGACCGGCCCACCGCCACCACAGCAGTGGCCCGCAGGACCACCGCAACACGCGCAACAGTGGGGCGTACCTAAGAAAGATGATTGGAACGCGTGGGGTGAATCTCATCGCCCTGTAGATCCACGTATTGATCCTCACCGCTCTAGTGATCCGCGCCAACAAAGCGCTGACCCACGCCACGACTTGCGTGGAGGAATATCTGGCCGCCTTAACGGAGATATGTGGAGCCAGCATCATCAACACACAGCCGGACCTAACAAAATGATGCCCGGTGGCGTCAATCAGTGGGGTGCACAAGGACCCAAAGACCCAATCAAGGGATCAGGTTGGGAGGAACCATCGCCTCCGGCGGCACGTCGCGCTCCCGGTGGCTTCGATGATGGAACCTCTTTGTGGGCACAGCGCGGAATGGGTGGCATGGCAGCTCGCGGGCCTCAGGGTCCCCCCGGCCCCCAACGCATGCCGCCCACGCCTACCAAGCCCGATGCCGTATGGGGCGCTCACGCCCAACGCAATGGCTCCTGGGAAGAGCCACATACGCCAGCGTGGCCTGACCGCGATGCGCCTGCCTGGCCTGATGCGTCTGGACCGGCATTGTGGCCTGTACCTAAGCCCAAACCTGCTGGACCTGGTACTGCATGGCCTGATGATATTGGTGAATGGGGTGGACCGAAACCGCAGCAAGGTGGCCCTCTGGGCAAGCAGTTGCCTAAAGAAATGGTGTGGAACAGCAAGCAGTTCAG GTTCCTCGTTGAGATGGGTTTCAAGAAAGAGGAAGCAGAGGCAGCATTGCGCAGCCGCGATATGAACGCTGAAGAGGCGTTGGAAATGCTAGCCAGCGCTCGCGGAGACGGGTGGCGACGTGATGAACACTTCGGTGGCCACCACGGCGGCCCCTTCCAGCCTCCACCGTCAGTGCCCGCGGTGTCTCCCGCCGTCGTGCAGAAGATCCTCAACCAGCCGCCGCCGCCTACCCAGCAGCACCACCAGTCTTACAACCCGAACAG TGGTACGGGTAATGGCGGGCAGCCGAGCGCAGCGCAACTACGCATGCTCGTGCAGCAGATACAAATGGCGGTGTCAGCTGGGTACCTGAACCATCAGATCCTGAACCAGCCTCTGGCTCCTCAAACTCTCGTACTTCTGAATCAACTGCTGCAACAG ATTAAAGTTCTCCAGCAGTTGTTGCAACAGAACTCTCTTGCTATGACCAAGGGTCACTCATCTCTGGCGCTGCAGTATTCTGTACAAATCACTAAGGCTAAGCAGCAGATTACGGCTCTCCAA AACCAGATAACAGCCCAGCAAGCTCTGTACATGAAGCAGCAAGCTGGCAGCTCGGACTTGTTCAAGCAGGGCCATGATCCTATCGCCCAGTTGCAGAACAACTTTAGTGACATGACTATTCCGAAAGACACTCAAGGG GGTTACGGCAGCAGCAGCGGTAACCAACAGTCTCGCCTGAACCAATGGAAGCTGCCGTCTCTGGATAAGGACGGCGAGGGCTCCGAGTTTAGCCGCGCTCCAGGAACTGCCAAGTCTACCACGAGCCCACAGCTCAACCAACTTGGCCTGCAACCTGATTC GACTTGGGGAGTCGGCCGTGGCTCTGAAGGTTGGGGTGACAGCAGTGCTGATGTAGCTGACGGCAAAGATGCCTGGCCATCACACCCAGTGCACCAACCTGTGTATGACTTGGTTCCTGAATTTGAACCTGGCAAGCCATGGAAG GGCAACCAAATGAAGAACGTAGAAGACGACCCGGCGATGACTCCAGGCTCCGTAGTGCGGTCCCCACTGTCACTGGCGGCCATCAAGGACTCCGACATGCTGGGCGGTAAGACTTCCCCGCCCGGGGGCGAGCGCTCGCTGTCCTCGTCCACGTGGAGCTACGCGCCCCCCGGAGGCgcgggcgccggcgccggccTGAAGTCTGACGCGTGGGGCGCCAAGCCGCGGCCCGCGCCCCCCGGCCTCAACAAGGCGTGGCCCCAGCACCACAACAACGCGCCCCCGCGCGCCGTGCCCTCCTGGCAGGCCTCCACATGGCTACTGCTCAAGAACCTCACTGCTCAG ATCGATGGGTCCACTCTGAAGACGCTCTGCGTTCAGCATGGCCCTCTCCAGAACTTCCACTTGTACTTGAACCAGGGCCTCGCCCTCGCCCGCTACTCGACGCGCGAGGAGGCCGCTAAG GCCCAGATGGCCCTGAACAACTGCGTGCTGAGCAACACGACGATCTTCGCGGAGTCGCCGGCGGAGTCGGAGGTGCAGCTGATCCTGCAGCACCTGGggtcgggcggcggcggcgcgtggCGCGGCGGCCAGAAGGACGGCTGGGGCGGGTTCGCGGCGCTGTGGCCCGACTCGCACGACCAGCGCGCCACGCCGTCCTCGCTCAACTCCTTCCTGCCGCCCGACCTGCTCGGAGGCGAGTCTATCTAA